The Caldisericum exile AZM16c01 region TTCGTATACTTTTCCAAATTTGCATTTAAAAGAACATCTTTCAGAATTGGAAGATGTCTGTGATCAAGGAAAAGCTTGTTTTCAAAATCAAACTCATAAATAGATTCATTATATACAAGTATAACATTCTCTAATCGCTTTTCATTAGATGAAACATATAGAACTGCTTTTTCAGCAGAGTCCCCTCTATCTTCTATTTTTAAATTTGTAGACTTTAACTCCTCTTTATTAGCATTTCCAAAAAGCGAATCATTAACTAAATCTCCTTCTTTAAATCCAAATTCTTTTGATATCGAGTTAAATTCATATTTTTTGAGTGCCTTATGGGTATTCTCCGTTTTAAAATCTGGTACTTTTAGGTCATCAATTTCAAATTTAACTGGGACATCTTTAACAAGCATACAAAGTGATTTATTTTTAAGTATCTTCTCTTCTTCATCTTTTAATCTAAATTTTAGTGCAACTTCCTCATTTTTAAGTATATCTTCAACATTTTTAAATTCACTTATTAGTTTGCTTGCAGTTTTTTCTCCTATCCCCTTAACTCCTTCAATATTATCTGAAACATCGCCCAATAGTGCCTTGTAGTCAACAAGATGTGTGGGCTCAAAACCAAATTCCTTGACGAATCTTTCCTCGTCGTAAACCTCAATCTTTGTTACACCTTTTCTAGTAATAAGTAGTTTAACATTCTTTTGAATAAGTTGGGCAAGATCAAAATCAGAAGATAGTATTAAAATTTCAAGTTCGAATTTTTTAAGTTTCTCTACAAACGTTGCTATTATATCATCTGCCTCAAAGCCTTCAAGCTCGTAATACCTTATCCCAATTGCATCAAGAATTTCCTTTACTATATCAAACTGAACTGATAGTTCGTCTGGCATTTTCGGTCTTTGAGATTTATATTCTTTATACTCTATGTGCCTAAAAGTGGGTGCTTTTTTATCAAAAGCAACAGCAATATATTCAGGTTTTTCATCTTTAAGGATTCTCAAAAGCATCCTCAGGAATCCATAAACTGCAGAAGTTGGAATACCATTTGAGGTCGTAAACTTAGGCAAGGCATAATAAGCCCTAAAAATTACGCTACTTCCATCAACCAATATTATTTTCTTCATTCACAATTATTATATACGTTTTTGGGTTATAATTAAATGAAGGAGGTAAAATATGGATAACTTTGTATTACATATACCAACAAAAGTAGTATTTGGAAAAGGTGAATTTAACTCGTTAGGAAAGTATGCAAGAGAACTCGGAACGAAGGCACTTGTTGTTACGGGAAGACGTTTTGCAAAAGAGTCTGGATTACTTGATAAAGCACTTAAACAATTAGATGAAGTAGGTATTAAATATGTTGTGTATTCAGAAATAGAACCAAATCCAGAATCAAAGACAGTTGATAAAGGCGGTGAAGTTGCAAGAAATGAAAATGTTGATTTTATCATTGCAATAGGTGGTGGAAGCGTAATAGATGCAGCAAAAATTATTAAGGTAATAGCAAAAACAGAGAAGTCTTGTTGGGATTACTTTGAAAGACCACCAAAAGAAACTATTCAAGATAAAACTCTCCCTCTCCTTACTATCGTAACATTTGCAGCAACAGGCTCAGAACTTGACAACGCAGCAGTTGTAACAAATTCGGAGACAAGAGACAAAAGAGGGCTTTTCCATCCCGAGTTATTTCCCTCAATCTCAATAATCGACCCACTTCTTACACTCTCAGTTCCTCAAAGGTCTACAATAGATGGTGTAGTTGATATGTTCACTCATATCTTCGAAAGCTATCTTTCATCTAATGCACACGCACCTGTTTCAGACAGAATTTCTGAAGGTCTCTTAAAGGAATGTATGAAAGCGGGTGAAGTAGTTTTTCATGATCCTCAAAACATCGAGGCAAGAGAGGCACTTTCATGGATTGCGGCACTTGCGCTATCTGGAATACCGAATGCAGGAAGGAAAGGCCCTCATCCAATGCACAGATTGGAGCATCCAATTTCTGGTATCTATGGTATTGCACATGGAAGAGGGCTATCGGCAATTATTCCAGCATACTTAATTTTCACATATGACCTTCACAAAGATAGACTTGCACTTTTTGGGGAGATGGTCTTTGGCATAACCAACCCAAGAGAAACTATCTTACGAATAGTTGATTGGCTCAGGCAAATTAACGCACTTAATGGTTTAAAAGACCTTGGAGTGAAAAAAGAATCTTTCAAAGCATTTGTTGAATCTGCCTTAAGAGATGACGGAAACCAAGACTTTATAAGAGCGAAGAAACCGATTTACAAAGATGAAATTATGAAAATTTACGAACTTGCATACGATTACTCAGAAATTGAAAAGAAAATTTTGGAACTTTTTTAAGACCGATAGTATCTAATTAAAGAGGAGGTATATATGAAAAAAATTTTGGTAGTGTTTCTGGTTGTTTTAATGTTTTTATCTGGTTGTAGTATTTTTAAGGAAAGGGAAGTTTCACTGTCAAAAGTAAGTGTAAATGGCGATGGCTCAATTCGTATCGAAGGCAGAGGTCGCGCATTTGAAAACACTATTGGTATTAAGGTAGTCGATGGTAATGATTTTATTCTGTTTCAGGGCTCTACAATAACAGATGCAAAAGATATGGGTCAATTCGGAAATTTTAAAGAAGACATAAAATTGAAAGTATTTCCGCAAACCGATAAGATCAAAGTTGTAGCGTATATTGCTTCGCCAAAGGATGGTACAATCACAAGTTCCGACGAAAAAAGTATTAACTATGGAATGCCCTACAAAACAGTTTTAGTTTTTTACGGTAATACAAAGAAAAATCCTGAAATGCTTGACTGCACCAAGGTATTCCCAGTTGAGAGGCGTATAGCTTCAAGCTCTCAAGATATACCAATAGACACAATGAAGATATTCCTTTTGGGACCAACCAAAAATGAAGAATCCGAAGGCTATTTAATGACAACCCCGAAAAACCTAACGATAAACAAAATTGAAAAAATAACAAGCAACAAGGTGCAAATTGATTTTGGTAAAGAGCTATTAGTCATTGCAGGTGGCTCTTGCCGAGTAGCAGCAATAAGGGCAGAAATAACTAAAACTCTCGAGCAATTTTATCCTGGATACGAGGTTATAATTTCTGCAAATGGCAATACGGAAGAGGTGCTCCAGCCTTAACCTGCTTTGTATATAAGTTTTGGGTTCAACTCTTCAACAACCTCAACCGTTTCAAATCCAATTTCCTTTAAAGCAGAAATGATCTCAGATGAAATTTTGTCTATTATTGTCCAGGAAATTGCCTTACAAAAATTACAAGTGGGAGTTGAACCCTCGAAGGAAACAAAAACCTTTATGTATTGTTCCTTTGGTGTAAATCCATAAACAAGGTTTTCTGATATTATGTCATTTCCTGTTTCAGGGTCTTTCACCTTTTTTAATGCTTCAATTATTTTTCTTTCAAGTTCATTCATATTAAACCTACCCCTTTAAGTATATTTCTAAACTCCTCTTCGTTAAAAGAATCTTCCATAAGAGGTCTTCTTACATACCTTTCAATAGGGATGTTCATAAAACCAAGTGCAACTTTAATCGCATAACCAAAAGAAGTTGTAAGATTATAAATATACGTTAGCCTTGTAATTTTTTTGTGCAACTCTACTACCTTTTCTAAATCTCTTCTGATAAATGCAGCCTTAACCTCATTAAAAATATCGAGCGCTATATTTGCAAGAGCCATTACTCCTCCATCTCCACCTGTTACGATTAGTGGCACATAGAGTTGCTCAGTTCCTGTAAAAATTTCAAAGTCACTTTTTACTGCCTTTACTTCATTCACAAGCCTAACAAGGTATCCCATGTTATCATATGTTACCTTGATACCTTTTATTAAGGGATGCTTTGCAAGTTCCTTAATTAAATCTACCGATAGAGAGTAACCAGTGAGTGCTGGGATGTTATAGATAAACGTAGGTAACTCAGAAGTTTCTGCGATTTTAATAAAATAATCATATAAGCCCCTTTGTGAAGGCACAAGGAAAAACGGTGGTGGGGAGACTATCGCATAGAAGTTTCCTTCTTTTGCAAATTCACACATTTCAAGAGTCTCTTCAAAAACCGTCGAGTGCACATTCACATATACAGGAATGTCTTTGGAATTTTTCTTTACAAAAAGTGCAACATTTTTCTTTTCCTGCAAACTTAAATTTGTAAATTCACCTGTAGTTGCGTTTGCAAAAAGACCATCGGGGGACTTAGTTGTAAGATAATCCAAAAATTTTTCGAATCCTTGGTAGTCAATTGCACCATCTTCCTTAAATGGTGTTATTAATGCAACTATATTTTTTATATCCATTTTTTCCTCCTAATACATTTTAACTTAATATTTCATATCCTGCAAGGTACTTTAACTTGTAAAAAGTTGCAACTTCTTATAAAATTTTGTATGAAATCAGAAATTGAATGCCTTACCTGCGTATATAATCAGATACTTCGCATTTCAAAGGTTGCAACAGAAAGTAGCAGTGATATTGAAATTATATTAAAGGAAAGCGCAAAATACCTTGGTAATGCAAACCTTAATCTTACTCCACCTGAACTTGCACAACCACTTTACAAATTGGTATACAAAATAACTAAAAACGACGATCCATATAAAAACATAAAAGACGAACATATAAAAATTGCACTTACCCTATACCCAAAACTCAAAGAATTTGTTGAAAAAGGGTCTGATAGACTTTTAGAAAGCACAAAAGTTGCAATGATGGGTAATGCAATAGATCTTGGAAGCACATTCGATAAGATTGAAATAGATTTTGAAAAGTTTTTAACCGACAATTTTGAATTAAATGATTATATAGAATTTAAAAAGGCAATAGAAAGATCCAAAAAAATTCTTTTCATTGGCGATAATGCTGGCGAAACCGTTTTTGATAGAGTGTTAATTGAAACTCTGTTAGACCTTGGAAAAGAAGTTAAGTATGCAGTAAAAAGTAAGGCAATAATAAATGACGCAACAAAGGAAGATGCACTAAAATCTGGAATACAAAATGTTGTCGAAACAGGCTCACAAATGGCAGGAACTGTATTGTATAAATTAAGCGAAGACTTTATTCAAATCTTAAAAAATACTCAACTAATTATTGCAAAAGGACAAGCCAATTATGAAACACTATCTGACGAAGAACTGCCAATATTCTTTCTTCTCAAAATAAAATGCGCCCCAATATCAAGATCAATCGGATATAATATTGGTACGAATATTTTACTAAAATCAAAAAAATATAAATTAAAATCTTGACTACAAAAACTTTTTTCATATAATTACCTCAAAGCACAATGAAAAGAAAAATTTAAACCAAAGGAGGCGAAAGTATGAAGAAAGTGTTGGTGTTGCTTATTACCGTATTTATGGTAGTAAGCCTATTTGCGGGATGTAAACAAGCAGCACAACCTACAACCCTTGTTTTTGCAAAAGCAGGAGATGCAGTTGAACTAGATCCAGCAGATGTAACAGATGGAGAATCTATAACTGTTATGAACAACATCTTTGAAGGTCTTGTCCGTTACAAGCCAGGCACAACTGAGGTAGAACCATGGCTTGCAACAAGTTGGGATGTATCAAGCGATGGACTTATATGGACATTTCACCTAAGGCAAGGCGTAAAATTCCATGACGGAACACCATTTAATGCGGATGCCGTGGTCTTCTCCTTCGAGCGTCAAAGGGATCCAAACCACCCGTTCCACAAGTATGGAAAGTGGGAATACTGGCAATGGTGCTTTAGTGAAATTAGCAAGACTGAGAAGGTTGACGACTATACTGTAAAAATTACACTTAACCATCCATTTGCACCATTCCTCAGTACTATGGCGATGTTCACTGCTTATATTGTAAGCCCTACAAACTGTGAGAAATGGGGAGATCAGTGGTTTGCACACCCAGTTGGTACTGGCCCATTTAAATTCGTAGAATGGATAAAAGGTGACCACATAACGCTTGAGAAAAATCCTGACTATTGGGGAGAGAAAGCAAAAATTGATAAACTCATTTTTAAGGTTATCCCAGACGCATCTCAAAGACTTCTTTCATTACAAAAAGGTGAAGTGCAAGGAATGGAATTTCCAAACCCAGATGACCTACAAAAAATCTCTCAGGATAGCAATCTCCAAATTTTAAGCGAACCAGGTTTGAATGTTGGTTATCTTGCAATGAATATGGGTGAAGATACACCCGGTTTCCAAAAACCATTTGCAGATGTTAGGGTTAGACAGGCAATTAACTATGCAATAAATAAGAAGGCGATTGTTGACCAGCTCTACAAAGGAACTGCTGTCGTTGCAAAGAATCCTATTCCACCAACACTTTGGGGTTACAATGATTCAATTCAAGATTATGAATATAATCCAACAAAAGCAAAAGAACTTCTAAAAGAAGCAGGTTATCCAAATGGATTTAAAACGCAACTTTGGGCAATGCCTGTTTCAAGACCTTACATGTTTGATCCCCAAAAGATTGCAACAGCAATCCAGGCAGATCTAAAGGCAGTTGGAATTGACGCTGAAATCGTAACCTATGATTGGGGAACATACTTACAAAAGACAGAAAATGGAGAACACCCAATGGCACTTCTTGGATGGACAGCAGATTATGCAGATCCAGACGACTTTTTGTATGTCTTGCTTGACTCAGATTCTGCAACAGTTGGAAGCGCAGGAAATATTGCATTTTACAGAAATCCGAAGGTGCATGAGTTAAATATTAAGGCACAAAGAGAAACAGACCAAGCAAAAAGAGCAGAACTTTACAAACAAGTCCAAGAGATAGTTCATAATGATGCACCTTGGGTGCCACTTGCACACGCAAAACAGATATTGGTTTTCAGTAAGAACGTGCAAGGATTTGTGCTATACCCCACGGGTGATTACCACTTTGAAACAGTAAGTATCACCAAATAGATTGAATTTATGTAGGGGGCGAAAGCCCCCTTAACTTAAAACAGAGGTGTGAAAAGTGAGAAATTATATAATTAAAAGGTTTATAAACATCTTGGTGATGCTTTTTGCAGTTTCGATCATTATTTTCTTACTTGTCCGCTTTATTCCTGGAGATCCTGCAAGAACAATGGCAGGTGAACATGCATCAAAAGAGATCCTTGAAGAAATGCGAAAAAAATGGGGACTTGATAAACCAAT contains the following coding sequences:
- a CDS encoding iron-containing alcohol dehydrogenase encodes the protein MDNFVLHIPTKVVFGKGEFNSLGKYARELGTKALVVTGRRFAKESGLLDKALKQLDEVGIKYVVYSEIEPNPESKTVDKGGEVARNENVDFIIAIGGGSVIDAAKIIKVIAKTEKSCWDYFERPPKETIQDKTLPLLTIVTFAATGSELDNAAVVTNSETRDKRGLFHPELFPSISIIDPLLTLSVPQRSTIDGVVDMFTHIFESYLSSNAHAPVSDRISEGLLKECMKAGEVVFHDPQNIEAREALSWIAALALSGIPNAGRKGPHPMHRLEHPISGIYGIAHGRGLSAIIPAYLIFTYDLHKDRLALFGEMVFGITNPRETILRIVDWLRQINALNGLKDLGVKKESFKAFVESALRDDGNQDFIRAKKPIYKDEIMKIYELAYDYSEIEKKILELF
- a CDS encoding Gmad2 immunoglobulin-like domain-containing protein yields the protein MKKILVVFLVVLMFLSGCSIFKEREVSLSKVSVNGDGSIRIEGRGRAFENTIGIKVVDGNDFILFQGSTITDAKDMGQFGNFKEDIKLKVFPQTDKIKVVAYIASPKDGTITSSDEKSINYGMPYKTVLVFYGNTKKNPEMLDCTKVFPVERRIASSSQDIPIDTMKIFLLGPTKNEESEGYLMTTPKNLTINKIEKITSNKVQIDFGKELLVIAGGSCRVAAIRAEITKTLEQFYPGYEVIISANGNTEEVLQP
- a CDS encoding iron-sulfur cluster assembly protein, whose product is MNELERKIIEALKKVKDPETGNDIISENLVYGFTPKEQYIKVFVSFEGSTPTCNFCKAISWTIIDKISSEIISALKEIGFETVEVVEELNPKLIYKAG
- a CDS encoding dihydrodipicolinate synthase family protein codes for the protein MDIKNIVALITPFKEDGAIDYQGFEKFLDYLTTKSPDGLFANATTGEFTNLSLQEKKNVALFVKKNSKDIPVYVNVHSTVFEETLEMCEFAKEGNFYAIVSPPPFFLVPSQRGLYDYFIKIAETSELPTFIYNIPALTGYSLSVDLIKELAKHPLIKGIKVTYDNMGYLVRLVNEVKAVKSDFEIFTGTEQLYVPLIVTGGDGGVMALANIALDIFNEVKAAFIRRDLEKVVELHKKITRLTYIYNLTTSFGYAIKVALGFMNIPIERYVRRPLMEDSFNEEEFRNILKGVGLI
- a CDS encoding damage-control phosphatase ARMT1 family protein; protein product: MKSEIECLTCVYNQILRISKVATESSSDIEIILKESAKYLGNANLNLTPPELAQPLYKLVYKITKNDDPYKNIKDEHIKIALTLYPKLKEFVEKGSDRLLESTKVAMMGNAIDLGSTFDKIEIDFEKFLTDNFELNDYIEFKKAIERSKKILFIGDNAGETVFDRVLIETLLDLGKEVKYAVKSKAIINDATKEDALKSGIQNVVETGSQMAGTVLYKLSEDFIQILKNTQLIIAKGQANYETLSDEELPIFFLLKIKCAPISRSIGYNIGTNILLKSKKYKLKS
- a CDS encoding ABC transporter substrate-binding protein; amino-acid sequence: MKKVLVLLITVFMVVSLFAGCKQAAQPTTLVFAKAGDAVELDPADVTDGESITVMNNIFEGLVRYKPGTTEVEPWLATSWDVSSDGLIWTFHLRQGVKFHDGTPFNADAVVFSFERQRDPNHPFHKYGKWEYWQWCFSEISKTEKVDDYTVKITLNHPFAPFLSTMAMFTAYIVSPTNCEKWGDQWFAHPVGTGPFKFVEWIKGDHITLEKNPDYWGEKAKIDKLIFKVIPDASQRLLSLQKGEVQGMEFPNPDDLQKISQDSNLQILSEPGLNVGYLAMNMGEDTPGFQKPFADVRVRQAINYAINKKAIVDQLYKGTAVVAKNPIPPTLWGYNDSIQDYEYNPTKAKELLKEAGYPNGFKTQLWAMPVSRPYMFDPQKIATAIQADLKAVGIDAEIVTYDWGTYLQKTENGEHPMALLGWTADYADPDDFLYVLLDSDSATVGSAGNIAFYRNPKVHELNIKAQRETDQAKRAELYKQVQEIVHNDAPWVPLAHAKQILVFSKNVQGFVLYPTGDYHFETVSITK